The nucleotide sequence GTATCTATAGGGGTTAGCAAAATCGACAACCTGCCGCGGTGGCATTTTATAAATAAATTTTGTTACAAGCAATTTGACATCATTAACTTCTATAACATATCTAAAACCATCTTTGTAAATGAAAAACGACTCTTCGTTGATTATTTTATGGTGGAGAAAATTCAACAGGGTGTTGTGCTCTTTAAAAATGTTGCCTATGAGCTGGGGCAGTCTAATGATGTAATAATTCTCCGATTTTGCTCTTATTATATTTTCCATATTCTTTTTGTGGAGATAGTACTCATTTAAAGGGTAATCTTTTGCAGATAAAGCACAGCTGCTAAAATATACAAATTTTTTATTGTTTGATAGTTTAAGGTTTTTTTTTAGTAAATTTTCTTCTCGAATAAACTCATTTTTATCTGTGCACTTAGAATTGGCTACGCCACTTGCAAAAATTAGTACATCTTTACTATCTTCATGTGTGAAAGCCTTTGCAATCTGTCCCGAGCCTATTATCATGATATTAAACTCCGTTACTCAAGTTTCGCACTTCGCTATGTTATCGCGACCGAGCACTTAAGGGGTTAAGTGCCCGGGTGGCAATCTCAAAAAAATATAAAAGGAGAGATTGCTTCGTCGTTGCCACTCCCTGCCCTGTTAAATGCCGCAGGCAATCAGCGAAGCTGATATTTAACAGGGTAAACAAAGACGTGCAATAAGTGCAAGTGCGAAACTTGAATCCGTTATTTCAATTGATATGATATCTATTGAAATACATATATTAATACTATATAAAATTCTATCAATATTTATAAGGGATTTTATGAGCGAGGAAATTACAGGAATTGTACTAACGTATAATGGTGAGAAGTATCTTGATCCGTGTCTGAACTCTTTAAGAGCCTGCGTGGAAGAGCTTGTTATAGTTGATTCAGGCAGTGGGGATAGGACATTGGAAATAGCTGAAAAATATTCTGAAAATGTTATTCATCATAATTTTGAGAATTATGGCAAACAATGCATATATGCCATTGGGCAGGCGTCCAATCGCTGGATTTTTATTTTGGACCAGGATGAAATTTTAGAAAATAAACTAATCAGCGAAATCAATGCTCTGAAAAAATCGGGGTTTGCTCATGACGCCTATTCTATTAGAAGGAGGAATTTTCTTTTTAATAAAGAGATAAAACATGGAGGATGGGGAAATGATTTTGTTATAAGATTATTTGATAGAAATAAAGCTTTTCCAACGGATAACAACTTTTCTGTAGTTAAGACTGAAGGAAATGTAAAAAGGTTAAAAAATAGAATAATTCATTACCCATGTGATTCCATAGATAAATATTTTGCCAAGATGCATAGTTATGCTAGTATTTCTGCTAAGGAAATGTTGGGAAAAAACAGAGAGTTCCGGTTGTATAATCTATTGTTCAATCCTTTATATAGAGCTTTTAAAAAATATGTTTTACAAAAAGGTTTTCTTGACGGTATGTATGGGGTTATTCTGGCTGTTATCTCGTACTATTTTGTGTTTCTTAAATATCTCAAGCTTTGGGAGATTACTAATATTAATCATGAAAACAAAAATAATGGTGATATATGAAGGGTATCATTCTGGCGGGTGGCCGCGGCTCGAGACTCTTTCCAGTTACAAAAGCTGTCTGTAAACAGCTTTTGCCTGTTTATGACAAACCGATGATTTATTATCCGCTCTCTGTATTAATGCTGGCTGGCATAAATGAAATTCTTATTATATCAACTCCGGAAGATGTCCCGAGGTTTCAAAACCTTTTAGGGAACGGCAGCTCTTTTGGACTAAAATTAAAATATAAAGTACAAAAAACTCCGAGGGGACTAGCTGAAGCGTTTATTCTCGGTGAAGAATTTATCGGAGATGACGACGTTTGCTTAATTCTCGGTGATAATTTATTTTATGGAGACAGACTTACATCACTTCTTAAAAACAGCATTGAACATGTGCGCAACAAAAGAGGAGCCAGGATTTTCGGTTATTGGGTCAAAGATCCACAAAACTACGGGGTAGCCGGGTTTGATGAATTAAATAACGTTACAAGTCTCCAGGAAAAACCAGAAAATCCAAAAAGCAACTACGCGTTGGTGGGACTGTATTTTTATGATAACAGAGTTGTAGATATAGCAAAAAACGTTGTACCTTCTGAAAGGGGAGAGCTTGAGATTACATCTGTAAATGAAAAGTACCTCAACGAGAAGAAGCTTTCTGTAGAGCTTTTGGGCAGAGGGTATGCCTGGCTTGATACTGGTACACATCACGCCTTATTGGAGGCGGGTAATTTTATCAGGACAATTGAAGACAGACAGGGGCTTAAAATAGGCTGTATAGAAGAAATTGCGTTTCATAATAAATGGATTGATAAAAAACAGCTGCAAAAACATGTCCAGTTGAACAGGAACAGCCAGTATGGTGATTATTTAGAAATGATCATGACACAGGGAACTGACTGATATGACTGAAAACAAATATAATAATATTCTGGTAACCGGACTTGATTGTAGATATGCAATTAACTGTGATAAAATTAAGAAAGAGCTTAACCGGAATCAAAAAGTAAATTTAAAAAAAGAGTTGGATACGACTGTGAATTGGTATATAGCAAATAGCAATAATTGAAAAAAAAGCAGAAGTCTTTATTATCAAATAATGATTATAGAGGAAGTATTATGGAAAACAAACTTGAAAAGCAGGAGATGGAATATAGTTTTCCTTATCATTATATTCCTTCGATAAACACATATTTCCAACAACATAAGAATATGCGCTGGGGCTATATATATTTAAGTTACATCAAATTTGTCGTAGATATTATAAATGATTATAAATTTGAATCAGTTTTGGACATTGGCTGTGGTGATGGAAGGTTTCTTCACGAGTTAAGGAAAAATAATAAATATATTCATTTAGAGGGTATAGACATATCCGAACAAGCTGTTGCATATGCAATAGCTTTTAACAAAAAAACAGATATTGCTTTTTCATGTGGGGATATTACTAAAAAAGAAAATTTAAACAGGAAGTTTGAATGTATTACCTTAATAGAAACTTTGGAACATATACCACCGGAAAAAATAAATTTATTTTTGAAATCTTTAAGTGCCAAATTAAACGAAAACGGAAAACTTATTTTAACGGTACCTAGCAAGAATGTAAAAGTTGACGATAAACATTTCCAACACTTTGATATAGAGACCTTAAAATTTACTATAAAAGATTTCTTTGAAGTTGAAGATTATTATTATGTTAATAGCAAAAGCAGATTTGTTAAAAGAATTGATAAAATAGTAAGCAATAAGAATTTTATTATTACAAACAAAAAATTAGTAAATTGGTTATTTGATAAGTATTATAAATATTTCTTTTTTTGTGAAAAAAATAAATGTAAGCGTATAATAGCTATACTTAACAAAAAATGAAAAAAACTCTTTTTCGTATCACAAATAATTTGAATGTGGGGGGTGTGCAAAAAAGGCTACTGGAGACGCTGCCAGAGCTTTTGCCCTATTTTAATATCCATATCATTGTTTATAAAGAAAGAGGGGCTCTTGCTGAGGAATTTGAAAAAAGAGGGATAAAAGTTCATTTCATACCATCAAAGACCACATGGGACATTTCGTGTATTTTAAGGATTAGAAATTTGTTAAAAAAATATCAAGCTGATATTGTGCATACTCATTCTTACGGCGGGTGTATAAAAGGTTCTATTGCTGCTAAATTGGCGGGTGTGGAAAAAGTTGTTTCACATATTCATGTCCCTTTGGAAATGCACTGGTACGGGAAGTGGAAAGTAAAAAAATATAAAAAAATGGTGATAGAAAAATTAGTACATAAATTTTTTACGGATAGAGTTGTTTTTGTTTCAAAAACATTAAGGGACGAATACATTAATAAGTGTACATTTATAGATAACCGCGGCAAATTGAGAGTTTTATATAATGGTTTTGATATATCGAATTTCCCTCTATTGCCCAAAGAATATGATGGAGATGTTTTTATAATAGGAAGCATGGGAAGAATCGTTGAATCTAAAAACTTTTTCTTTTTTTTGCAAGTTGCATCGGAATTAGTGAAACAGGATGTAAATTTTTTGTTTTATATTATCGGCGACGGACCTTTGCTGAATCGTTTGAAAAGCTATGTTAAGGAAAAAAACTTAGAAAGACATTTTGTTTTTACAGGAATGATTAAAAACCCTATACGGATGTTAAATGATGTGCATTTGTATCTTTTTTGCTCGAAAACTGAAGGATTGGGAGGTGCTCTTATAGAGCCTTTATTGACAGGTACACCTGTTCTTGCTGTTGAAAACATGGTAAACAGAGAAATAATGGATTTAGACAGAGGGGGAGAAGTTTTGGCTGAGGATATAGAGTTATTTGTCAAAAAAATATTTGACATTAAAAATAACTACAATAACTATAAGTCATCTTTGAGTTTTGAACAATACAGAAGTATTTTTAGTATGGATAGATTGATATCTGACTATAAGGAGTTATATGAAATTGATTCAAAGTAAAAAATTTTTTCTTTATTTAGGTTTAATACTATATATCATTTTCAATCCAATATCTATCTCCATCAGGCAGATTGGACTGGGTATTTTAATTTTAGTAATAATTGTTGATTTATTGTCAGATTACAGAAATCTGTCATTAAATGTTAAAGAACTTATTGATAGTGAAAGTTTGTTAGTTTTATTAATGTTAGCTTATTTTGCTTTAAATACTTTTTTTATTTCGATAAATTTTGACAACAGTTTTGAAGTATTTACTAATAGTGTATGGCAATGTTTTTCTCTCTATTTTATAATAAGCTACTATTTAAAAAATAATGTTGTAAGTGTAAAATGGATTTTATGGTTAATTGTGATTTCTGCTTTTATACAGGGAGTGGATGGAATTTATCAATATTTTATTGGTGTTGATTTTATAAAAGGAGATCCGGCGTGGGGAACAAGGTTAACAGCTTCTTTAGACACTCCCAGAGTGGGTAACTTTATAAGTTTATGTTTACCAGCTTTTTTGATTTTATTTTATCAATTGCGTATAAAAAACAAATTATTAAAAATCTTCTTTTTCGTATTTATTGTCTTCCCGCCTTTTTTTCTACTTATATTTTCACAAACCAGAAGTGGTTGGACTGGGTTTGCAGCTTTTTTAGTTGTATTTTTATTATTGGATTTGTCTAAGCGTTATTTTTATGCGTTTGCCCTATTCTTGATTCCTCTGGTCTTTTTTGAAAATATAATCTTGAAAAGATTGGAATTCAGTAAAATTTTAAATGATTCCAGATGGGAGCTATGGGATATTGGTCTTAAATTATTCTCAAAAAAACCACTGACAGGGCATGGTATAGCAACATTTTCTGAAGCTTTTAATTATTATGGCTTTATACCCACGCAGTCAACAAAACATATTCCTCATCCACACAATATTTATGTGCAATTTTTATGTGAAACAGGTATAATAGGTTTTATACTGTTCTTCGCTATTGTGGTTAAAAGGTTTTATACTCTAGTAAAAAAATATAAAAACAAATATAGTGATAATTTTATAACAAGTGTGAACATTGCATGGATAACATCTTATCTTGTAACAGCTGCTACCGCTCATAGTTTTTTTAGGACATGGTGGTTAGGATCTTTCATGTTGGTTTTTGCTGTTACTTCAGAAACTGTAAGTGAGAGGTGGGGACATAACTAATAAAAACAATATCCTCTTTATTACAGATTCCTACAAGCAGTTATCAGGCGGTCTTAAACAATTATATCTGAATGCAATTGGTTTGTTGGAAAAAAAATATCAAATATATTTAGCTGCGAAAAATGATGCAGGAATAGTTACTTTGCTGCAAAAACATATTTCAGGGTTCCTGCCGCTTGATTTTTCAGATTATAAATCAGATGGTAGACAACTTGCTAAATTTATAAAAAATAATCAAATCGATATAGTCCATACTTTTCATAATAAGGGACATAAAGTGGGAGTTTGGGCAAAAAAATATAACTCAGAATTTAAGCTTTTTGTAAACAGAGGGGTTGATTTTGTCCCCACTAATCTTTTTTATTACCTTAATCCTAAGATTGATGGCTATATATGTAACTCACACAGTGTTGCAAATAAATTAAAAAGAATATTGATTCCAGCTAAAAAAATTAATGTTTTATACAATGCTTTTACAATTGAGGGTGAATTTCACGAAAACAGCAAAAATAATAATATTATCAAAAGTGATAAACTAAAGATATGTACCATTGCTTCCGGAGCAAAATGGAAAGGCTTTGACTATACTTTGAAAAGTATTAATGAAGTGAATTGCGATTTTGATTTTTATGTTTTGGGTGTTGATAAAAAGAATGAGTACATGCAGTTGCAGAGTTCGGATGCGGCTAAAAAAACTCACTGGTTAGGTCGACGTAAAGATATCATTCCTATTTTGTCCAAAATGGATTTGTTTATATACACCCCCGTCAGCGGAGATTCCTGCCCCAATGTAATTCTGGAAGCTATGTTTGCCGGTTTGCCGGTTATTTCAACTAATGTTGGCGGGATACCTGAGCTTGTTAAGCATGAAAAGGGCGGGATGATTGTTAAGAAGAAGGATTATAAATGTGCTGCCCGAAATATTGAATTGATCTTAAAGGATGACCAAAAACGGAAAAATATGAGAGATTTTAATAAAGGACAAATAGGAAAATATTCACTGGAGAGAAAAATTAGCGGTCTTTTGAAAATTTACAAAGGTGAAAACATTAAAGAAACTATATGAAAATAAATCTCTTTGTTAAATATCTTGATGACAAAACGGGAGGAGAAAAGATTGCATATTATTTTGCAGAGTATTTGTATAAACAAAAAGTCCCCTTCACCGTTTACTGCGGAAAAATAAAAACAAGTAATGTACCCATCTTTACTGAAAATGTAAAAGAATTGGGTTTAGTTGGTTTAAACAGGTTTACGAAATATTTTAGTTTTCACCGGAAATGTGACAAAATTGTAAAAAATTCAGGAGATATTTCATTTGCATTTGATAGAATAGTGGGATGCGATATATATAGAAACGGATCAGGGTTGCATACTGACTATCTTAAGACTTCTATCGAACACTACCCAACTTCCCAAAAACTACTTAAGAAATTCAAAAGAACCCTGGCTCCGATAAATTATTATCTCAAGAAAGTTGAAGATAAGTTATATGAAAGCAAAAAGTTGGGATATGTAATAGTTAATTCCGAATTAATAAAAACTACTTTGACAAATAAATTTCCGTTTCTTGAAGAGAAAATAGAAGTTGTGCATAACGGGATTGATAAAGATAAGTTTAATTTTGATATTACTTTGAATAAGAGAAATGAGCTTAAAAAACAGTATAAACTGTATGACTCTTTTGTTATCGGTCATGCTTCAAATAACTTTGAAAGAAAAGGACTCCGATTTATTATTCAGGCTTTAGCCAAGCTGCCTGAAAAGTTTATCTTAGTTGTTGCAGGCAGCGGGAGTACAGGATATTACAAAGAATTATCGAAAAAATGCGGTGTTTCTGACAGAGTGTTTTTTTTGGGGAAGATTGATGATATGACTGAATTCTATCCGATGCTTGACCTGTTTTGTCTTCCAGCCTTGTATGACCCTTTTCCCAATGTTGTTCCGGAATCCCTTGGTATGGGTATTCCCGTGTTGTGTTCAAAACATATAGGGAGCTTTGAAATTATTAAAAATAATAAAAATGGGATGGTGTTGAATACAATTTCAGCTGAAGAGATTGCAATATCTGTAAAAGATTGCTCGAAAATTAGGGTTCAGAACTTTTCCCAAAATGTTCCCGGCTTGAATGATATGTACGATGAGTATCTTAAAATTATTGAAAAAGTATCAGAAGATAAAAGATGAATATTGCTTTTGTGACTTCCACTAAAAGATGGGGCGGAGTTAAAACCTGGATTCTTGATTTTTCTGAGGAACTTATAAAGATAGGACACAATGTACTTATTTTTGCCAGGGATGAAAATTTTATAAACAGAGCGGAAAAAAACGGGCTGAAGACGTTTAAAATCGATTTCGGTTTTGATTACAATCCCAAGACCATTGTCAGGTTCATGGGGTATTTTAAAAAATATAATGTTGATATTGCTTGTCTTAACGTTCAGAAAGAGCTTAGAAGCGCCGGGATAGCTGCAAAAATTATGAAAATACCTGTTGTTCACAGAGTAGGACTAGCAAGTGACATTGTTGATAAAATTGATTTTAAAATTGCAAATAAATTTTTATCCGACAAAATACTGGTACCTTGCGAAACGATGAAAACGGAGCTTTTAGAGAAACATAAATTCTTGGAAGAAAAAGATATTTCCGTTATTTACAACGGAAAGAATATACTCTCTGAAAATGCCGGACAAATTTTACATAAACCGGTAAAATTTGTAATAACTTCAAAAGTTGAGAAAAGTAAGGGACATGATTATCTTGCAAAAGTCCTTTTAAAATTGAAACATAAAGGCTTATCTTTTCATTTTGATATTTTTGGTGAGGGTAATTTATCCGAGTGGTTTGAAGATTTTATCAAAAAAAATAAATTAGATGATAATGTTCAAATTAAGGGTTTTGAATCGGATGTTAGGCATTTGCTTCCAAAATACGATTTCGGCTTATTAACTTCATTTTCTGAAGGCTTTCCTAATGTAATACTCGAATATATGTCGGCCGGCCTGCCTGTAATATCTTCAAATGTTTCGGGTGTGGCTGAGATTGTTGAAGATGATTTTAACGGCTTTCTATTTATGGCAGGCGATGAGGACAAACTTGAAAGGTTGTTTAAAAAAGCTATCTCAATGAATACTGTGACATATAAAAGCATGTCTTTAAATGCACTTAATACTATGAGTAAAAGGTTTAATTTAGAAGATAATGCTTTATCTCTTGCAGGTTTTTTTGAAAATGTTAAAAAAACAAAAAACATACAATTGTGAATTAAAAATTAAGAACATTATTAAGAATCAAACCCATTATTTTTTAAGTAATCTTTTTCTGACTTCTTTTTTATTTATATTTTATATTGTTTTTACAAACAAAAGTGACAGCATATTGTCATGGATTTTTCTGCCTTCAGCACTTCTATCCACATCTTTTATGTTGAATTTTATTGTTTATATATTGTTGCTGATTCTCAGTTTGATTTTACGTAAAGCTAAAATAATTTCTGCCGTATCTGTTTTAGCATATTCCGTCTTTTTATCTTTATTATCGTGGATCTTTTTATCTTCAGACTTTATAATTTTCATTTTAACGGCATGATTGTTAACATGTTATCGACTGATGGATTTTGGGATTCCGTGAGTCTTGGGGGGAGCACCTGGTTTAGCACATTTATTATTATTGTGTTCGTAATCATTTTTCAGTCTTTTCTGTTGTTTGCAAGCTCAAAGATTCGGTTCAGAAAATCAGTGTTTACCAAACTATTGATAATTTTGTTAACAATTACCGTTTTTGAGAAATTTCTGTATGCCTATGCTGATATATATAATAAGATAAACATAACCCGTTATACTGAATTATTTCCTCTTTACCAGCCTTTTACAATGAAAGGATTTGCAAGCAAATTTATAAATGTGAATAATGAAGAGCGCGTTAATTTTAATGCACAGGATTCACTTCTGAACTACCCTAAACAGCCGATAAAAATTTCTAAAAAAAATAAGGAACGACCAAATATAATAATTATAGCTATAGACGGCTGGCGCTTTGATATGCTTAACAAAGAAGTTAATCCCAACATCAGCCGCTTTGCTGAGAAATCCCTTGTTTTTAAAAATCATTTTAGCGGGGGGAATGCATCCCGTTTCGGCGTTTTTAGTATATTTTATGGGGTACATGGCTATTACTGGCATTCTTTTTTAAGCGAAAGACAGAGTCCGGTTTTAATGGATACTTTGCAAAAACTAAATTATAATTTTGAAATAATATCCAGTACCAGATTAACTTTCCCTGAATTCAGAAAAACTGCTTTTGTGAAAATACCGGATTCTATTTATGACACCAATTCAGGGGATAACGCAGCTGAGAAAGATAACAGTTCTATAAGACGTTTTATTAAGTGGCATAAAAATTATAATGAGGAAAATCCTTATTTTAGTTTTATTTTTTTGGATGCCCCTCATGCCAGAGAATTTCCCTAACATTTTAATAAGTTTGATGTTGAAAATACCGATACAAATTATCTGTTGGTAGATAAAAAAAGTATTGCAAAATTGAAATATGCCTACATGAATGCAATTTATTACGATGACTATCTGTTGGGTAAGCTTCTTGGTTATCTTAAAAAATCAAATTCGCTTAAAAATACGATAATAATAATAACTGCTGACCATGGGGAAGAATTTTATGAAGAAGGCAATTTCGGTCATAACAGTGCTTTTACAGAGTACCAGCTGAAAGTTCCGTTAGTGATGTATATGCCTGAGAAGGGGCATAAAGAAATTGAATATATGACAAGTCACTTGGATATTGTTCCTACTTTAATGAAAGAATTGGGTGTAATAAATAAACCGTCTGATTACAGTTTGGGTAAAAATATGCTGAGAAAAACCGGGAGAAAATACATTGTTGCCTGTACCTGGGACAGCTGTGCAATTTATGACAGGAAAACTTCTCTGGTTTTTTCCTTTGAAACATATGATTCCTCTTTCGCTGAACTGTACAATGAGGATTACCAGCTGGTGGAGAATCAGAAAATGGTAAACAGAAAATCAGAGCGTATCCTGCCTGTTGCAAAAGATTTTGCTCATTTTTTCAAATAGTTTTAAAAAATTCTAACGTTTTCTGTTCTTTTTACCATAAAGTACAGGATTCAGATTTGGATCGTTATACATTTTCATCTGCCTGTATACTTTGAAATATTTAGTACCTTTTATTAAATCATTCATGAGTTCAGCAAGGCAGACAGATAAGTCCTTCTTTTGTATTTCCAGGATATTCAATTTTTGTCGGCAGCTTTCAATATGCTTTTGAGAAGCATCCGTTCTTTGTGTCTGTTCTTGCATGTGGTAAATTTTAAGCATATTTATCGAGAGCCTGTCAATTATACTCCCCGGAGTTTCGCTGTTCATTGTTGCATCTTTGCTAACTTCAATATTTTTATCAGAGAGAATATCGGATATCTTTTCATCCACTTTTTCAATCATGTCATTCCGTTTTTGATTCAGCTTATCGATATTTCGCTTAACCCGGGCTATTTCTGTATCAGTCGCTTTGGGATCACGTGCAATATCTTCCTGATGCCAGAGTTCATAGTTGTAGCGCAGCAAAAGAACAACGGCATCTTCCAGGCTGCTGCTCAATGAGCCAATGTGAAAATTGTCTTCAATATGCCAATCTGAAATAAATCGGTACATCTTATCAGCCAGATTGTGTAGCTCAATCATAATAACTCCTCATTTTTTATTATATTTTCAATTTCATCGATTACTCTTTTGGTGGTAATTAACTTAAGACATTCTAAGCCGCATTCAGGATAAGTGCAATTTTTTTTGCATCCGGGGTCATATTCAATTCCAGCGTTTATATCTGAATCAGGCGGTGTCCATCTTGCAGCCATCGGTCTGCCGAAAATTGCAACTGTAGGTATACCTGATGAAATTGCTATGTGCATGGGACCGTTGTCATTGCCTATATGCATCACAGCTTTTTCAAATACCGCTCTGGTTTCTGAAAGGCTGATAGGCGGATAGAGCGGCAGCGTATCATTATTCATCATTGATTTTACATCTTCAATGAAATGTTCTTCGCCGGGGCCGTAAATAAAAAGAATTTTCACTTTG is from Flexistipes sinusarabici DSM 4947 and encodes:
- a CDS encoding class I SAM-dependent methyltransferase; this translates as MENKLEKQEMEYSFPYHYIPSINTYFQQHKNMRWGYIYLSYIKFVVDIINDYKFESVLDIGCGDGRFLHELRKNNKYIHLEGIDISEQAVAYAIAFNKKTDIAFSCGDITKKENLNRKFECITLIETLEHIPPEKINLFLKSLSAKLNENGKLILTVPSKNVKVDDKHFQHFDIETLKFTIKDFFEVEDYYYVNSKSRFVKRIDKIVSNKNFIITNKKLVNWLFDKYYKYFFFCEKNKCKRIIAILNKK
- a CDS encoding DUF4254 domain-containing protein, which encodes MIELHNLADKMYRFISDWHIEDNFHIGSLSSSLEDAVVLLLRYNYELWHQEDIARDPKATDTEIARVKRNIDKLNQKRNDMIEKVDEKISDILSDKNIEVSKDATMNSETPGSIIDRLSINMLKIYHMQEQTQRTDASQKHIESCRQKLNILEIQKKDLSVCLAELMNDLIKGTKYFKVYRQMKMYNDPNLNPVLYGKKNRKR
- a CDS encoding glycosyltransferase family 4 protein, which produces MEKKYQIYLAAKNDAGIVTLLQKHISGFLPLDFSDYKSDGRQLAKFIKNNQIDIVHTFHNKGHKVGVWAKKYNSEFKLFVNRGVDFVPTNLFYYLNPKIDGYICNSHSVANKLKRILIPAKKINVLYNAFTIEGEFHENSKNNNIIKSDKLKICTIASGAKWKGFDYTLKSINEVNCDFDFYVLGVDKKNEYMQLQSSDAAKKTHWLGRRKDIIPILSKMDLFIYTPVSGDSCPNVILEAMFAGLPVISTNVGGIPELVKHEKGGMIVKKKDYKCAARNIELILKDDQKRKNMRDFNKGQIGKYSLERKISGLLKIYKGENIKETI
- a CDS encoding glycosyltransferase family 2 protein encodes the protein MSEEITGIVLTYNGEKYLDPCLNSLRACVEELVIVDSGSGDRTLEIAEKYSENVIHHNFENYGKQCIYAIGQASNRWIFILDQDEILENKLISEINALKKSGFAHDAYSIRRRNFLFNKEIKHGGWGNDFVIRLFDRNKAFPTDNNFSVVKTEGNVKRLKNRIIHYPCDSIDKYFAKMHSYASISAKEMLGKNREFRLYNLLFNPLYRAFKKYVLQKGFLDGMYGVILAVISYYFVFLKYLKLWEITNINHENKNNGDI
- a CDS encoding O-antigen ligase family protein; amino-acid sequence: MKLIQSKKFFLYLGLILYIIFNPISISIRQIGLGILILVIIVDLLSDYRNLSLNVKELIDSESLLVLLMLAYFALNTFFISINFDNSFEVFTNSVWQCFSLYFIISYYLKNNVVSVKWILWLIVISAFIQGVDGIYQYFIGVDFIKGDPAWGTRLTASLDTPRVGNFISLCLPAFLILFYQLRIKNKLLKIFFFVFIVFPPFFLLIFSQTRSGWTGFAAFLVVFLLLDLSKRYFYAFALFLIPLVFFENIILKRLEFSKILNDSRWELWDIGLKLFSKKPLTGHGIATFSEAFNYYGFIPTQSTKHIPHPHNIYVQFLCETGIIGFILFFAIVVKRFYTLVKKYKNKYSDNFITSVNIAWITSYLVTAATAHSFFRTWWLGSFMLVFAVTSETVSERWGHN
- a CDS encoding glycosyltransferase — its product is MKKTLFRITNNLNVGGVQKRLLETLPELLPYFNIHIIVYKERGALAEEFEKRGIKVHFIPSKTTWDISCILRIRNLLKKYQADIVHTHSYGGCIKGSIAAKLAGVEKVVSHIHVPLEMHWYGKWKVKKYKKMVIEKLVHKFFTDRVVFVSKTLRDEYINKCTFIDNRGKLRVLYNGFDISNFPLLPKEYDGDVFIIGSMGRIVESKNFFFFLQVASELVKQDVNFLFYIIGDGPLLNRLKSYVKEKNLERHFVFTGMIKNPIRMLNDVHLYLFCSKTEGLGGALIEPLLTGTPVLAVENMVNREIMDLDRGGEVLAEDIELFVKKIFDIKNNYNNYKSSLSFEQYRSIFSMDRLISDYKELYEIDSK
- the rfbA gene encoding glucose-1-phosphate thymidylyltransferase RfbA; translation: MKGIILAGGRGSRLFPVTKAVCKQLLPVYDKPMIYYPLSVLMLAGINEILIISTPEDVPRFQNLLGNGSSFGLKLKYKVQKTPRGLAEAFILGEEFIGDDDVCLILGDNLFYGDRLTSLLKNSIEHVRNKRGARIFGYWVKDPQNYGVAGFDELNNVTSLQEKPENPKSNYALVGLYFYDNRVVDIAKNVVPSERGELEITSVNEKYLNEKKLSVELLGRGYAWLDTGTHHALLEAGNFIRTIEDRQGLKIGCIEEIAFHNKWIDKKQLQKHVQLNRNSQYGDYLEMIMTQGTD
- a CDS encoding glycosyltransferase, which produces MNIAFVTSTKRWGGVKTWILDFSEELIKIGHNVLIFARDENFINRAEKNGLKTFKIDFGFDYNPKTIVRFMGYFKKYNVDIACLNVQKELRSAGIAAKIMKIPVVHRVGLASDIVDKIDFKIANKFLSDKILVPCETMKTELLEKHKFLEEKDISVIYNGKNILSENAGQILHKPVKFVITSKVEKSKGHDYLAKVLLKLKHKGLSFHFDIFGEGNLSEWFEDFIKKNKLDDNVQIKGFESDVRHLLPKYDFGLLTSFSEGFPNVILEYMSAGLPVISSNVSGVAEIVEDDFNGFLFMAGDEDKLERLFKKAISMNTVTYKSMSLNALNTMSKRFNLEDNALSLAGFFENVKKTKNIQL
- a CDS encoding NAD(P)-dependent oxidoreductase, giving the protein MIIGSGQIAKAFTHEDSKDVLIFASGVANSKCTDKNEFIREENLLKKNLKLSNNKKFVYFSSCALSAKDYPLNEYYLHKKNMENIIRAKSENYYIIRLPQLIGNIFKEHNTLLNFLHHKIINEESFFIYKDGFRYVIEVNDVKLLVTKFIYKMPPRQVVDFANPYRYTIFEIVDAFEKILNKQAHYKVIDKHDSYYLNLKAMKEFIKNFSVKIDFSEKYLEEKLGKKLI
- a CDS encoding glycosyltransferase family 4 protein, which gives rise to MKINLFVKYLDDKTGGEKIAYYFAEYLYKQKVPFTVYCGKIKTSNVPIFTENVKELGLVGLNRFTKYFSFHRKCDKIVKNSGDISFAFDRIVGCDIYRNGSGLHTDYLKTSIEHYPTSQKLLKKFKRTLAPINYYLKKVEDKLYESKKLGYVIVNSELIKTTLTNKFPFLEEKIEVVHNGIDKDKFNFDITLNKRNELKKQYKLYDSFVIGHASNNFERKGLRFIIQALAKLPEKFILVVAGSGSTGYYKELSKKCGVSDRVFFLGKIDDMTEFYPMLDLFCLPALYDPFPNVVPESLGMGIPVLCSKHIGSFEIIKNNKNGMVLNTISAEEIAISVKDCSKIRVQNFSQNVPGLNDMYDEYLKIIEKVSEDKR